TCCGCTCAGCGCAGCTGCAGCAGGCCCATCCGCTTCAGCTTGGCCAGCGTCTTGAGCGTGTCCAGCTCGCGCGCGGGGCTGGCCAGCACCAGCGTCGACACGTCCCAGGAGCCGTTGATGAGCCCCGCCACCTGCCGCTCCTCCTGCTTGAGCAGCGACTGCGCCTCCGGATCCGGCCGCACCTCCGGCACCATCAGCGGCGGCAGCTCCGCGTAGAGCGCGGCCACGTGCTCGCTCTGCACCATGCGCGCGAACTCGCGCACCCGCCGGTCCGCCGGGTCGCTCGACAGCAGGTTGGAGCACACCAGCCCCGCCGCGTCGTACTGGCCCTCGCGGATGAGCACCGCGCCCTTCTCCAGCATGTCGCTCACCGGATCCACCACCACCTCCGGTGCGCCCTCCACCACCACCTGCTTGGCCCGCAGCAGCTCGAACACCCGGCGCGTGATGGACGAGCGCGACAGGCCCAGCGACAGCCGCAGCCGCCCCAGGTTCTGCCCGCCCGCGCACATGGTCAGCAGGATGCGGTGCAGCAACGGCTGGCGCGGGCTCGGCTGCACGAGCGAGCGCACCGTCAGCGCGTCTCCCGGCAGCACCCGGTCCACATCCGGCTGCTCATCCAACCAGCGCAGCGACTCGAAGAGCAGCTCCCGGAGACTCATCTCGCAGGGGCCCCACTCCTCGCCCGTGCGGTCCAGGTCCTCCGTCCAGTGGAAGGCGCCGTGGCCGCCGCGCGTCTGGTCCACCATGGAGCCGAGCAGCTCCTCGCGCACCAGCTCGCGCACCAGCTTCATCTCCACCTTGTGCTCGCGGAAGAACGGTTCCACGTCCTCCGTGCCCGGCGGAATCGAGTTGAAGGTCGCCAGCACCGCCGCGCCATCCGCCAGCTTCGCCAGGGACAGCACCCGGGCCACGCGCCCCCACAGCCCCTCGTGGGCCACGGAGAGCACCTGCCCGGAGAGCAGGAACATTTTGCGCTCGCCGCCCTCCCAGGTGAGGAGCTGGAGCGTGCCCGTCTTGCGGGAGCTGTCCAACCACTGGAGCAGTTCGGGAAGGGGAAAACTGGAGAAGTCGCCGTGGAGAGCCATGGGTGTCTTGCGGCCAGGATACAGTCAGGCGCCATGCGCGTCGCGGTCCTCTTCATCGATGGGGTTGGCATCGGACGAAACGAACCGGAGGCGAATCCACTCGCCGGCCGCGACTATCTCCTGTCCCACTTCCAGGATGAAGCCCCCCGCGCGCTTCCCGAGGGGGGTCAATGTTACCCGGTGGACCCCACCTTCGGCGTGGCCGGACGGCCACAGTCCGCCTCCAACCAGACGGCCATCCTCACCGGCCAGCCCGCCCCCGTCCTCATCGGCCGGCACGTGCTGGGCTACCCGGACGCCCCCCTGCGGGAGCTGCTGGCGCGCCACTCCATCGTCAAGCGCCTGGTGGCCGCGGGCCGCAGCGCCACCTTCGCCAACAGCTACCCGGTGGCCTACCTGGACGCGCTGAAGCTCACCCGGCGCCCCTCCACCAGCCCCCCCGAGTTCACCCTCCCCCCGGCCGCCCTGCGGCGCCTGAAGGCCTCCGCCAGCACGCTGGCCTTCGCCGCCGCGGACATCCCCCTGCGCACCCTGGAGGACGCCCGGGCCGGCCAGGGCCTCACCCATGACATCACCGGCGAGCGGGCCCGGGCCCGGAGCCTGTCCGCCCCCCAGCGCACCCCGGCCGAGGCCGCCGCCGTCTTCTGGCAGGTGGCCCAGGAGGCGGACTTCACCTTCTTCGAGCACTACCTGGCCGACGAGGCCGGTCACGCCCAGGACTTCGCCGCCGCCCGCGAGGCCCTGGACACCTTCGATGCCTTCACCCGGGCCGTCATCGCCACCCGCCCCCCCGACGCCCGGGTGCTGGTGTGCAGCGACCATGGAAACGTGGAGGATCTGACTACACGTTCCCACACCCTCAACGCCGTGCCCGTGCTCTACTTCGGCCCGCCAGCTCCCGGACTGGAGACCCTGGCCACCGTGGCGGATGTGGGCCGCACGGTGCTGCACTGGCTGGACGTGGAATGAGGATGGAGATGCGCATCATGGCCTTGGGAAGGGCGTTGGGAGTGCTGGTGCTGCTGTCGGGCTGCGCCTCCACCCGGTTCTCGGCCCCCGGGGCGGCCCTCGAGGCGTCGCTGCCCATGGAGACGCCCGCCGGCCAGTTCCGCATCGACTACGACTCCAAGGACGCACAGGACGCCACCCGCGTCCGGCAGGCCGTGACCGAGGCCCTGCCCAGGCTGGAGCGCTGGGGCACGCTGCGCGAGCCCGTCACCATCAAGGTGATGCCCGACCACGCGTCGCTGGAGGCCGCCGTCCGGCAGCACGGCTACAGCTGGCTGCGCGCCTGGAGCCGCTACGACGAGGTGTTCGTGCAGGCGCCCTCCTCCTGGGCCCCGGCCGGAGCCACCCAGCCACAGATCAACGAGCTGCTGCTGCACGAGCTCACCCACAGCGTGATGTACCAGCAGGCCTCGGACCGGCGCGGCTGGTCGCGCAAACGGATTCCCCTGTGGTTCCGCGAGGGCATGGCCTCGTTCACGGCGGAGCAGGCGTACCGGTGGGTGTCGCTGGAGGAGCTCGCCCGCCATTACGAGCGCTCGCCCACGAGCGATCCGGTGCGCAGCCCGGGGGATTTGTACCGGGACGATTCGAACTTCATCTACGGGGTGGCCCACCACACCTTCGCCTTCCTGGTGAAGCGCTACGGCGAGGAGTCGGTGCGCGGCCTGCTGAGCGAGATGAAGGGCGGCAAGGAGTTCCCCCAGGCCTTCGAGAGCGCCATCGGGCTGCCGCCGGATGCCTTCGTGCGCGACTTCACCCGGTATGTCCGCTGGCGCGGGTTCAGCGGCGGACGGGTCCAGCCCCGGGCCCCCACCCCCACGAATTGAGCCCGTTTCGTCGTTCAGGAACATCCGAATGTCAGCTGATTCCCATCGAATGACATTCGGCCCGGGTTGGATGCCATTCGATGGGAATCGAATGGTATGCGGTTGTTCCTGAATACAATCCAGGAGGAGCTGGACGATGAACACGAGCCGTCTCCCGGCCGGGCGCCCCTCCGCGGGCGGGCGCACCCTGCCCCAGGTGATGGATTCCCTGGGGAGATTCTTCCACCAGCTCGGCATGCCGCCCATCGCCGGGAGGATGTTGGCGTGGCTGGCGGTGTCGGAGTCCGGGTGTGACTCGCTGGACGCGATGGCCGGAGCGCTGAAGGCCAGCAAGGCCTCGGTGAGCAGCATGGCGCGGCTGCTCGCGGAGCGCGGCCTCGTGGAGCGGGTGCCCGTGCTGGAGCGGCGGGATTGTTACCGGCTCCGGACGGACGCCTGGGAGAATGTCCTGCGCACCCGCCTGGCCGCCCTCGCCAGCGCGAAGGGACTGGCCGACGAGGGCCTCTGGCTGCTCGGTGAGGGAGAGCACCCCGCCCGCCCGCGCCTCGAGTCCCTGCGGGAGTTCAGTGAAGCGTGCGCCACCCTCGAGCGCGACCTGTCCTCGGTCCTCGAGCGCCTGCGCAGACCCGGCACCCGGGCCCGCCGCACCTCCCCGCTCCCCCGGTGAAGGCGCGGTGCGTCGGCGCCTGCCTCCTCGCGGGCCTACCTGCCACCTCCTGAGGGTGTCCCCCCACCCCATTGGCCCACCAGCCCGCTTTTCTGTTACGACAGCCGTGGACATTCCCCACCCTGGTCCGCGTCCCCCCTCGGACCGGGAGTGTGAGGAGACTGCACGATGAAGCTGCGTACGCTGGGCCTGACGGTACTCGGTGCGGTGGGACTCTCCGCCCTGACGGCCTGCAAGAAGGACGAGGCCGCTCCCGCCCCCGCCGCCGCCCAGGCTCCGGCCGCCCCCACCATCAAGGCCGCGCCCCTGCCCGCCGATACCCCCCTGCCCCAGGAGCCCCAGGAAGAGGCCGCCCAGGCCCCCCAGGGCGGCGGGACCGTGCGCGGGATTGTCACCTTCAAGGGCAAGGCCCCCGCGCCCAACCCCATCATCCCGGGGACGGATCCCAACTGCGACGGCATGGACCTGGTGGATCAGCCCGTGCTCGTGACGGACGGCAAGCTGGCCAATGTGCTGGTGCGCGTGCAGGGCAACGTGCCCGGCCAGCCCACGACTCCGCCGAGCACCATGGTCGTGGTGGACCAGAACCGGTGCATGTACAAACCGCGCGTCCAGGGCGCCGTCATCAACCAGCCGCTGGTGCTGATGAACAGCGACAGCACGCTGCACAACGTGCGGGGCGTGTCCGGGGGCAAGCAGCTCTTCAACGTGACGCAGCCGCCCCTGAAGACGAAGGAGGCCCAGCCTCCCAAGGAAGCGGACGTCATCCGCCTCAAGTGCGACATCCACCCGTGGATGACCGCGTTCGTGGTGATGAGCCCCCACCCGTACTTCGCCACCACCGCCGAGGACGGCGCCTTCTCCATCCAGGGCCTGCCGCCGGGGACGTACACGCTCGAGGCGTGGCACGAGACGCTCGGTACGAAGACGGCCCAGGTGACGGTGCAGGAGGGCCAGGAGGCCACGGCCTCCTTCGAGTTCGTGGCCGCGAAGTAGCGGCACGGATTCGCGTCAGGTGGGGCCGGCCTGAGGAGCATCGGGCGGGCCCATCCGCCGCGGGTCCCAGATGTACTCCTCGATGGGAGTCAGCTTCACGTTCGTCAGCCCATGCCGCTTGACGAACTCGGCGAAGCGCTCGGAGACGAGGATGCAGCCCTGGAGACCCCGCGGACGGAAGACGTCCTCGCCCTGCCAGGTGCCCGGCTCCAGGGTGAATCCGTGAATGGAGTCCCTGCCGGGAGTCCGACACTCCGGACAGGTCACGGGCGCGAAGCGGCGCAGGCGGCTCCGTCCATCATCCACGGCGGCGCGGCTGAAGCAGACGGTGACGGTAAAGTAGCGGGGCACGGCACCGGGCTTGGGACCCTTGCGC
The sequence above is drawn from the Archangium gephyra genome and encodes:
- a CDS encoding DUF4388 domain-containing protein, translated to MALHGDFSSFPLPELLQWLDSSRKTGTLQLLTWEGGERKMFLLSGQVLSVAHEGLWGRVARVLSLAKLADGAAVLATFNSIPPGTEDVEPFFREHKVEMKLVRELVREELLGSMVDQTRGGHGAFHWTEDLDRTGEEWGPCEMSLRELLFESLRWLDEQPDVDRVLPGDALTVRSLVQPSPRQPLLHRILLTMCAGGQNLGRLRLSLGLSRSSITRRVFELLRAKQVVVEGAPEVVVDPVSDMLEKGAVLIREGQYDAAGLVCSNLLSSDPADRRVREFARMVQSEHVAALYAELPPLMVPEVRPDPEAQSLLKQEERQVAGLINGSWDVSTLVLASPARELDTLKTLAKLKRMGLLQLR
- a CDS encoding metalloenzyme; protein product: MRVAVLFIDGVGIGRNEPEANPLAGRDYLLSHFQDEAPRALPEGGQCYPVDPTFGVAGRPQSASNQTAILTGQPAPVLIGRHVLGYPDAPLRELLARHSIVKRLVAAGRSATFANSYPVAYLDALKLTRRPSTSPPEFTLPPAALRRLKASASTLAFAAADIPLRTLEDARAGQGLTHDITGERARARSLSAPQRTPAEAAAVFWQVAQEADFTFFEHYLADEAGHAQDFAAAREALDTFDAFTRAVIATRPPDARVLVCSDHGNVEDLTTRSHTLNAVPVLYFGPPAPGLETLATVADVGRTVLHWLDVE
- a CDS encoding GbsR/MarR family transcriptional regulator codes for the protein MNTSRLPAGRPSAGGRTLPQVMDSLGRFFHQLGMPPIAGRMLAWLAVSESGCDSLDAMAGALKASKASVSSMARLLAERGLVERVPVLERRDCYRLRTDAWENVLRTRLAALASAKGLADEGLWLLGEGEHPARPRLESLREFSEACATLERDLSSVLERLRRPGTRARRTSPLPR
- a CDS encoding carboxypeptidase regulatory-like domain-containing protein, whose translation is MKLRTLGLTVLGAVGLSALTACKKDEAAPAPAAAQAPAAPTIKAAPLPADTPLPQEPQEEAAQAPQGGGTVRGIVTFKGKAPAPNPIIPGTDPNCDGMDLVDQPVLVTDGKLANVLVRVQGNVPGQPTTPPSTMVVVDQNRCMYKPRVQGAVINQPLVLMNSDSTLHNVRGVSGGKQLFNVTQPPLKTKEAQPPKEADVIRLKCDIHPWMTAFVVMSPHPYFATTAEDGAFSIQGLPPGTYTLEAWHETLGTKTAQVTVQEGQEATASFEFVAAK